A single region of the Halopiger xanaduensis SH-6 genome encodes:
- a CDS encoding universal stress protein encodes MYQDIMLATDGSEGARQATEHAIELTRQLEANLHILSVSEDGPHATDTRDEMRHDEEGEAVGAVEAAERTAADAGLDVTSTVRHGVPQEEIVKAAEENPIDLVVVGTVGRSGLDQLVVGSVAEEVVRNSPVPVVVVRET; translated from the coding sequence ATGTATCAGGATATCATGCTCGCGACCGACGGCAGCGAGGGTGCGCGCCAGGCGACCGAGCACGCGATCGAACTCACGCGACAGTTGGAGGCCAATCTGCACATCCTCTCGGTGTCCGAAGACGGACCTCACGCAACCGACACTCGAGACGAGATGCGCCACGACGAGGAGGGCGAAGCCGTGGGGGCGGTCGAGGCGGCCGAACGGACCGCGGCCGACGCGGGCCTCGACGTAACGTCGACCGTCCGCCACGGCGTTCCGCAGGAGGAGATCGTCAAGGCGGCCGAGGAGAACCCGATCGACCTCGTCGTCGTCGGGACGGTCGGGCGCTCCGGCCTCGACCAACTGGTCGTCGGCAGCGTCGCCGAGGAGGTCGTCCGGAACTCGCCGGTTCCGGTCGTCGTCGTTCGGGAGACGTAG
- a CDS encoding cytochrome c biogenesis protein CcdA, whose product MVDAPALESLTFALIAGISTFFSPCAYPLLPGYVGFYVNQTEGERASLGGALGRGVVAGLGTLGTFAVLFGSAFWIGHATLSNIVYFEPLIGALLVGFGLLVVFDRAPSLSVPLPQRRSSVLGFGVFGAGYALAAAGCVAPLFVGVVAQALSLPAASAAAVIGTYVGSIVVLMVSLTVATGMGLLAGAGRFVTHGKRLKRLAGAIMIVAGLGQLYLAVVILDVL is encoded by the coding sequence ATGGTCGATGCGCCGGCCCTCGAGTCGCTGACGTTCGCGCTGATCGCCGGCATTTCGACGTTCTTCTCCCCGTGTGCGTACCCGCTCCTGCCCGGCTACGTCGGCTTCTACGTGAACCAGACCGAGGGCGAGCGGGCCTCGCTGGGCGGCGCGCTCGGCCGCGGCGTCGTCGCCGGGCTCGGCACGCTCGGAACGTTCGCCGTGCTCTTCGGCTCCGCGTTCTGGATCGGCCACGCGACGCTGTCGAACATCGTCTACTTCGAGCCGCTGATCGGCGCGCTGCTGGTCGGGTTCGGCCTGCTGGTCGTCTTCGACCGCGCCCCGTCGCTGTCGGTGCCGCTGCCGCAGCGGCGCTCGAGCGTGCTCGGATTCGGCGTCTTCGGCGCGGGCTACGCGCTGGCCGCGGCGGGCTGCGTCGCGCCGCTGTTCGTCGGGGTCGTCGCGCAGGCGCTGTCGCTGCCGGCGGCGTCGGCCGCGGCGGTCATCGGGACGTACGTCGGCAGCATCGTCGTCCTGATGGTCTCGCTGACCGTCGCCACCGGGATGGGGCTGCTCGCGGGTGCCGGCCGGTTCGTCACCCACGGGAAGCGCCTCAAACGCCTCGCGGGCGCGATCATGATCGTCGCCGGCCTCGGGCAACTCTACCTCGCGGTGGTCATCCTCGACGTGCTCTGA